The Acidobacteriota bacterium genomic sequence TCGCACATCTGATTGCCACTCAGGATGCCGTTCTGCGCGGTCTCTCCACGGACGCCTTCACCTTCGACGAGTCGGAGTCGATGGCGGCCCGTGAGGATTGGGAAGGCCTGCTCGCAAAGGGACGAGAGCTCGATCGTGACCTCGTCGAGCTGCTCGACTCGGTTTCCTCCGAATGGTGGACCTCGGTGAGCGCGCACGGCCTGACGCGGGGGGAGTGGTTGTGGCAGATGCTCGAGCACGAAATCCATCACCGTGCTCAGATCCCGGTGATCATTCGTATCGCGGGTGGAGTCCCGCCCCGCATCTATCCCTAGGGACGGGGTCGGGGGGGTAAATGGTAAAGAAAGCGGGGCCCCCCCCCCCCGCGGGGGGGGGTTTTGGGGGGAAAGTTCAAAATTAGAACCCACCCCCGCGACCCGCCCGCGATACCCCCCCCGGGGGGCGCACCCCGGCGGGGGCCAAACAGGCAACCCAACCACCAGACCCCCCCAGGGTTGAACCCCCGGGGAGACACAACACACGCACCCC encodes the following:
- a CDS encoding DinB family protein: MNLKEPDQPVLFLERWRLVRKRTIGFLKEIPERDRTGLAWEGGRSVVETVAHLIATQDAVLRGLSTDAFTFDESESMAAREDWEGLLAKGRELDRDLVELLDSVSSEWWTSVSAHGLTRGEWLWQMLEHEIHHRAQIPVIIRIAGGVPPRIYP